Proteins from a single region of Urocitellus parryii isolate mUroPar1 chromosome 4, mUroPar1.hap1, whole genome shotgun sequence:
- the Ifne gene encoding interferon epsilon yields the protein MIHKQFLDIVLVLLVFFVELKLVLLQQRIKEESLQLMNNLQTSSIQQCLPYRENFRLPQNSVNFHQYPKGHVLAILHEMLQQIFNLFKKNISLGSREENHILIFLTDLHQQLEYLETLLGLEAEQKSHAQGSKNLRLQVKAYFRRIHNYLESQRHSSCAWTIVHAEINRCLVFVFRLIRQEIDP from the coding sequence ATGATTCACAAGCAGTTCCTTGACATTGTGTTGGTGCTACTGGTCTTCTTTGTAGAACTGAAACTAGTTCTCCTCCaacaaagaataaaggaagagagTTTACAACTAATGAATAATTTGCAAACCTCATCGATCCAGCAGTGTCTGCCATACAGGGAGAATTTCCGGCTTCCTCAGAATTCTGTGAATTTTCACCAGTACCCAAAAGGGCATGTACTGGCCATTCTCCATGAGATGCTTCAGCAGATCTTCAACctcttcaagaaaaatatttctctggGCAGTAGGGAGGAAAACCACATTCTAATATTCCTCACTGACCTTCATCAACAACTAGAATACCTGGAGACACTCTTGGGATTGGAAGCAGAACAGAAAAGTCATGCCCAAGGGAGTAAGAACCTTAGATTGCAGGTTAAAGCATACTTTCGAAGGATCCATAATTACCTGGAAAGCCAGCGACACAGCAGTTGTGCCTGGACCATTGTTCATGCAGAAATCAACCGGTGTCTGGTCTTTGTATTCAGACTCATCAGACAAGAAATAGACCCTTGA